The following coding sequences are from one Vibrio syngnathi window:
- a CDS encoding glycosyltransferase family 9 protein: MNDSCSYQKILVVATHCIGDSLLISAFTHSLRKAFPTATIDVLVNARGEMVFGTNPDVDSLVEIPPRASIKDYYRILKAHGRYDLVINEMLNDRTAIYSFIFGKKRLGAIDESLSGAWVKKLIYTHYIKEQHRFEHKMSRVARMLDTIDVNCIARLVSPEELLPSAVQKRLPSNYIVVHAPSSNEIKQWPVSYWVEVINRLISTGYNIVLSGAKLERDETIVEQIISQVPESNQLVSVLGELSLAQTSVLIKHSDGFVGPDSGPGHLASGYSIPIVSIISVAPASMWSPWPYEEPIDVTNNLYSNGVSSQRVANIRLVQSERNCVPCYKNRCQISDDVYSPCLQDIKPDNVVSAVLEMMPLESINE, translated from the coding sequence ATGAACGATTCATGTAGTTACCAAAAAATATTAGTTGTTGCCACTCATTGCATTGGTGATAGTTTGTTGATCTCTGCTTTTACCCATAGTCTGAGAAAAGCGTTTCCGACCGCAACAATAGATGTGTTAGTGAATGCTAGAGGGGAGATGGTTTTTGGTACCAATCCAGACGTTGACTCTTTAGTTGAAATTCCGCCAAGAGCATCAATTAAGGACTATTACCGGATTTTAAAAGCGCATGGTCGATATGATTTAGTCATCAATGAAATGCTTAATGATAGAACCGCTATCTATAGTTTTATCTTTGGCAAGAAAAGACTTGGTGCAATTGATGAATCGCTTTCTGGAGCATGGGTTAAAAAGTTAATTTATACTCATTACATTAAAGAACAGCATCGTTTTGAGCATAAAATGAGTCGCGTTGCTCGTATGCTGGATACCATAGATGTTAATTGTATTGCACGGCTAGTCTCTCCCGAAGAGTTATTACCTTCAGCGGTTCAAAAGAGATTGCCATCAAACTACATTGTTGTTCATGCGCCATCCTCCAACGAAATTAAGCAGTGGCCAGTCTCGTATTGGGTTGAAGTCATCAATCGTCTGATATCTACAGGTTATAATATTGTCTTATCTGGCGCTAAATTAGAACGAGACGAGACCATTGTTGAACAAATCATTAGCCAAGTTCCTGAATCGAATCAACTGGTCAGTGTTTTGGGGGAATTATCATTAGCTCAAACCTCTGTATTAATAAAACACAGTGATGGTTTTGTTGGACCTGATAGTGGCCCGGGTCACCTCGCATCAGGTTACTCTATCCCAATTGTATCTATTATTAGCGTAGCGCCAGCAAGCATGTGGTCACCTTGGCCATATGAAGAGCCAATTGATGTAACGAACAATTTATACAGCAATGGTGTTAGCTCCCAAAGAGTCGCTAATATTCGACTTGTGCAATCTGAACGTAATTGCGTCCCTTGTTATAAAAACAGATGTCAAATTAGCGATGATGTCTATTCGCCATGCCTTCAAGATATCAAGCCAGATAACGTTGTTTCTGCTGTTCTAGAAATGATGCCATTGGAATCGATCAATGAATAA
- a CDS encoding 3-deoxy-D-manno-octulosonic acid kinase produces MFTTKQIHKTTYWYNPKLLTEDVELAFSVDYWKANQAILGHAQGRGTTWFVKGEKSDFALRHYHRGGLFGKLVRDSYLFTGLESSRAYQELMLLELLAKHNVNVPSPVAAKVSREGIVYKADILIEKISDAEDLVKILSNKKLSDTHFNDIGHQIRKMHDAGVNHTDLNIHNILVDKAGKVWIIDFDKCLTQTGSNWKESNLKRLERSFEKEVRLGRIDAQHFDFSQIEQGYKVSTLEKL; encoded by the coding sequence ATGTTTACAACAAAGCAAATCCATAAAACAACGTACTGGTATAATCCTAAATTACTCACCGAAGACGTTGAATTGGCTTTTTCTGTGGATTATTGGAAGGCGAATCAAGCAATACTGGGGCACGCTCAAGGTAGAGGAACAACATGGTTTGTTAAGGGAGAAAAAAGCGATTTCGCTCTTCGACATTATCACCGCGGCGGCTTGTTTGGAAAACTCGTTCGAGACAGCTATTTATTTACTGGATTAGAGAGCTCACGAGCATACCAAGAGTTAATGTTACTTGAGCTTCTAGCTAAACATAACGTTAATGTCCCAAGCCCAGTTGCTGCAAAGGTATCGAGAGAAGGGATCGTTTACAAAGCCGATATTTTAATTGAAAAGATTTCCGACGCAGAAGACTTAGTAAAGATATTGTCGAACAAAAAACTATCCGATACCCATTTCAACGATATTGGCCATCAAATTCGAAAAATGCACGATGCAGGGGTCAATCATACCGACCTCAATATCCATAACATTCTCGTAGATAAAGCAGGTAAGGTTTGGATTATCGATTTTGATAAATGCTTAACGCAGACAGGCAGCAACTGGAAAGAGAGTAATCTAAAGCGACTCGAGCGCTCATTCGAAAAAGAAGTTCGATTAGGAAGGATTGATGCTCAGCACTTTGATTTTTCACAAATTGAACAAGGGTACAAAGTGAGTACCCTTGAGAAACTGTGA
- a CDS encoding glycosyltransferase family 25 protein, translated as MIKTFVIHVSKGYEERRKHIDKHLPEVGITDYEYMLAGDIDDLSDDVRNGFFDDSLRLPEKSCFYKHYLVMKKVVEEQIPQVLVLEDDAFLNSDFIEQLEAFQNELRGEERYLVNIEEASSLVPASVRVPNQHLYLCKTNKLTGGLLYDLSFARAMVEHMESNITDAPIDGYIGNERTTLEYNIFWTHPPLVRQGSKTGAFDSELSGRTSGLYATVRSWFKEGYRTHVRSHVSSKHKALFKNITKY; from the coding sequence ATGATCAAAACTTTTGTTATTCATGTAAGCAAAGGCTACGAAGAACGTAGAAAACATATAGATAAGCACCTGCCAGAAGTGGGCATCACTGATTACGAATATATGTTAGCTGGTGATATCGATGATCTATCTGATGACGTTAGAAATGGTTTTTTTGACGACTCACTGAGGCTCCCTGAGAAGTCTTGCTTTTATAAGCACTACTTAGTGATGAAAAAAGTCGTAGAAGAACAAATTCCACAAGTATTAGTGTTAGAAGATGATGCTTTTTTAAATAGCGATTTTATTGAGCAACTAGAAGCTTTCCAAAATGAACTTCGTGGTGAAGAAAGGTATCTTGTCAATATTGAAGAGGCGTCGAGCTTAGTACCTGCATCAGTAAGAGTTCCAAATCAACATCTGTACTTGTGTAAAACGAACAAGCTTACTGGTGGTTTGCTTTATGACCTTAGTTTTGCTCGTGCAATGGTAGAGCATATGGAAAGCAATATAACTGACGCACCTATTGATGGCTATATTGGTAATGAGCGAACGACATTAGAGTACAATATTTTTTGGACACACCCACCTTTGGTTCGTCAGGGCAGTAAAACCGGTGCATTTGATAGTGAGTTGAGTGGTAGAACCTCAGGACTTTATGCGACGGTTAGAAGTTGGTTTAAAGAGGGATACCGAACTCATGTTCGAAGCCATGTCAGCAGCAAGCACAAAGCACTTTTTAAAAATATTACGAAGTACTAA
- the waaA gene encoding lipid IV(A) 3-deoxy-D-manno-octulosonic acid transferase has protein sequence MSIVVRWAYTALLFLVSPILLWGLYRSKANKPPFGHRWKEHFGFTPPIKNRQSGVIWIHAVSVGEVLASKKLVEQLAIQNPDKRILITTTTSTGAEQVEKMSGSISHRYMPIDFSWCVQRFINRVQPDNMLIIETELWPNTINTVAKNDIPMILVNGRLSEKSASNYQKMSSLIYPTISKLSLILTVHSDDKSRFELLGAPSEKVIVTGSIKYDVSIDNHVIAQGEHLKSILGQDRQVLVAASTHAGEDEQIFRAYQQAKIQLPKLLLVIVPRHPERFDSVAELAKNQGLVLVRRTEVVDELPLDVDVYLGDTMGELMVMLSASDLVFMGGSLLGKKVGGHNFIEPALLQKYCLTGPSYFNFADLANQLIDSSALSVVADENELALQMISALSKPKELIEKGRIGYGIVQQNQGALQQTLQLIHHSVTNNQSTNIETSP, from the coding sequence ATGAGCATCGTCGTTCGTTGGGCCTATACTGCGCTACTTTTCCTTGTTAGCCCTATTCTGCTTTGGGGCTTATATCGCTCCAAAGCAAACAAACCGCCTTTTGGTCATCGCTGGAAAGAGCATTTCGGATTTACACCGCCTATTAAGAATAGACAATCGGGTGTGATTTGGATTCATGCCGTTTCAGTAGGGGAAGTGCTGGCGAGTAAAAAGTTAGTTGAACAACTGGCGATACAAAACCCAGATAAAAGAATACTGATCACTACAACAACGAGTACAGGCGCTGAGCAGGTCGAAAAGATGAGCGGTTCGATTAGCCATCGTTATATGCCTATTGATTTTAGTTGGTGTGTTCAACGTTTTATCAACCGCGTTCAGCCAGACAACATGCTCATTATTGAAACGGAATTATGGCCAAACACCATTAACACCGTTGCTAAAAATGATATTCCGATGATATTAGTCAATGGACGATTATCCGAAAAATCAGCCAGTAATTATCAAAAAATGAGTTCGTTAATTTATCCGACAATTTCTAAGTTAAGTTTAATATTGACGGTACACTCTGATGATAAATCTCGATTTGAGTTACTAGGTGCGCCGAGCGAAAAAGTCATTGTCACAGGGTCAATTAAGTACGATGTGTCGATTGATAATCATGTAATCGCACAAGGTGAACATCTTAAAAGTATTTTGGGACAGGATAGGCAAGTTTTGGTCGCAGCGAGCACTCATGCGGGCGAAGATGAACAAATATTTAGAGCTTATCAACAAGCCAAAATCCAACTGCCAAAATTACTCTTAGTGATAGTACCTCGTCACCCTGAACGGTTTGATTCAGTTGCTGAATTGGCCAAAAACCAAGGCTTAGTTTTGGTTCGTCGAACCGAAGTTGTTGACGAGTTACCGCTCGATGTCGACGTTTACTTGGGGGATACGATGGGAGAGCTTATGGTTATGCTTTCTGCGAGCGATCTTGTTTTTATGGGAGGAAGCCTACTTGGAAAGAAAGTAGGAGGGCATAACTTCATCGAACCTGCATTGCTTCAAAAATACTGCTTAACAGGGCCGAGCTATTTCAATTTTGCAGACCTGGCGAATCAATTGATCGACTCGAGCGCACTGTCTGTTGTAGCCGATGAGAATGAGCTTGCTTTACAAATGATCAGTGCATTATCCAAGCCTAAAGAGTTAATTGAAAAAGGGCGAATAGGCTATGGTATAGTTCAACAGAATCAAGGTGCGTTACAACAAACACTCCAATTGATACATCATTCAGTCACCAATAATCAGTCAACCAATATTGAGACATCACCATGA
- the waaF gene encoding lipopolysaccharide heptosyltransferase II has translation MKILIIGPSWVGDMVMSQGLYIELQRQYPDAKIDVLAPAWCKPILERMPQVNQALEMPLGHGQFDLKSRYKIGKSLREVQYDKAYVLPNSAKSALIPLFARVPERVGWKGEMRFGLLNDVRTNKKAFQYMLERYVALAHPKAEMTGSGCLGELSSLPFPSLQVVDSSQQEAMEQFGLNNQRPVLGLCPGAEFGPAKRWPDNHFATAATAMIKQGYQVWLFGSAKDREVTQKIIEQVPVNMQQHCFNLAGDTSLIQAVDLIGACRTVVSNDSGLMHVAAAVGCNVVAVYGSSSPKYTPPLTNKLAIINTDIECRPCFERTCPKQHLKCLTELMPSRVISAIEQFDVISQGKI, from the coding sequence GGAGACATGGTAATGTCTCAAGGCTTATATATTGAGTTGCAAAGACAGTATCCTGACGCAAAAATTGATGTTTTAGCGCCAGCGTGGTGTAAGCCTATTTTGGAAAGAATGCCACAAGTCAATCAAGCTCTTGAAATGCCACTAGGGCATGGGCAATTTGATCTGAAATCTCGTTATAAGATCGGCAAATCGTTGAGGGAAGTACAGTACGATAAAGCGTACGTATTACCTAACTCCGCGAAATCAGCTTTGATTCCCCTGTTTGCACGCGTTCCTGAACGAGTTGGCTGGAAAGGTGAAATGCGTTTTGGTTTGCTTAATGACGTTAGAACCAATAAAAAAGCGTTTCAATACATGTTAGAGCGGTATGTAGCGTTAGCGCACCCTAAAGCTGAAATGACGGGTAGTGGTTGTTTAGGTGAATTGTCATCATTACCTTTTCCAAGCCTACAAGTTGTTGACTCCAGCCAACAAGAGGCTATGGAGCAATTTGGTTTAAACAATCAAAGGCCTGTCCTTGGTTTATGTCCTGGTGCTGAGTTTGGCCCTGCGAAACGTTGGCCTGATAATCACTTTGCAACAGCAGCGACAGCGATGATAAAGCAAGGTTACCAAGTGTGGTTGTTTGGCTCGGCTAAAGATCGTGAAGTAACCCAAAAGATAATCGAACAAGTCCCTGTTAATATGCAGCAGCATTGCTTCAATTTAGCTGGAGATACGAGCTTAATTCAGGCTGTAGACTTGATCGGGGCTTGTCGTACTGTCGTTAGCAATGATTCTGGGCTGATGCATGTGGCCGCTGCGGTGGGCTGTAATGTCGTGGCTGTTTACGGCTCTAGTTCACCTAAATATACGCCTCCGCTAACCAACAAACTGGCGATCATCAATACCGATATTGAGTGCCGACCTTGCTTTGAACGAACTTGTCCCAAGCAGCACCTAAAGTGCCTAACTGAGTTAATGCCGAGTAGAGTCATTAGTGCTATTGAGCAGTTTGATGTTATTTCTCAAGGCAAAATATAA